In one Mus caroli chromosome 14, CAROLI_EIJ_v1.1, whole genome shotgun sequence genomic region, the following are encoded:
- the Rnase9 gene encoding inactive ribonuclease-like protein 9 translates to MKPLVIKFAWPLPLLLLLLPPKLQGNYWDFGEYELDPELRDLLREYESTGPTKPPTVKRIIEMITIGDRPFDVYDYCNAELRTKNIHYKGRCYPEHYIAGVSYGELVKACDGEEVQCKNGVKSCRRSMNLIEGVRCVLETGQQMINCTYKTILMIGYPVVSCQWDEEFKIFIPNRIYNMSLPKEQ, encoded by the coding sequence ATGAAGCCTTTGGTCATCAAGTTCGCATGGCCTttgccattgctgctgctgctgctgccaccgaAGCTTCAGGGGAACTATTGGGATTTTGGGGAATATGAACTAGACCCAGAACTACGTGACTTACTTAGGGAATATGAGAGTACAGGGCCCACCAAACCACCTACCGTAAAAAGAATCATAGAAATGATCACCATTGGTGACCGACCTTTCGATGTCTACGATTACTGCAACGCTGAACTCAGGACTAAAAACATTCACTATAAGGGGCGCTGTTACCCAGAACACTACATTGCAGGAGTGTCCTATGGTGAGCTAGTAAAAGCCTGTGATGGTGAAGAAGTGCAATGTAAGAATGGCGTTAAATCTTGCAGAAGAAGCATGAATCTAATCGAGGGAGTGCGGTGTGTTTTAGAAACAGGACAGCAAATGATAAACTGCACATATAAAACCATCCTCATGATTGGTTATCCAGTTGTCTCCTGTCAATGGGATGAAGAATTCAAAATTTTTATTCCTAACCGTATATATAATATGTCACTACCCAAGGAGCAGTAA
- the Rnase10 gene encoding inactive ribonuclease-like protein 10, whose product MESSFWVQLTEKDALGEQNWGHRKSQDYLKLLTSVGKMKVTLVHLLFMMLLLLLGLGLGLGLGLHMAAAVLEDQPLNEFWPSDSQNTEEGEGIWTTEGLALGYKEMAQPVWPEETVLSEDEVGGSRMLRAEPRFQSKQDYLKFGLSVRDCNTMMAHKIKEPNQSCINQYTFIHEDPNTVKAVCNGSLVDCDLKGGKCYKSPRPFDLTLCKLAKPGQVTPNCHYLTYITEKVIFMTCNDKKQLETK is encoded by the exons ATGGAGAGCAGCTTCTGGGTACAGCTCACAGAGAAGGACGCTCTAGGAGAGCAGAATTGGGGACATAGGAAGAGCCAAGACTATCTAAAGCTGCTTACAAGTGTAG gCAAAATGAAGGTGACACTGGTGCATCTGTTGTTCAtgatgttgctgctgttgctaggcctagggctggggctgggcctggGCCTTCACATGGCTGCTGCCGTCCTGGAGGATCAGCCACTGAATGAATTTTGGCCCAGTGACTCCCAGAATACTGAAGAGGGAGAGGGCATCTGGACCACAGAAGGCCTGGCACTTGGCTACAAAGAAATGGCACAACCTGTCTGGCCAGAAGAGACTGTCCTCAGTGAAGATGAAGTGGGGGGAAGCAGGATGCTGAGGGCTGAGCCCCGCTTTCAGAGCAAACAAGACTACCTTAAGTTTGGCTTGAGTGTCAGGGACTGTAATACCATGATGGCACACAAGATAAAGGAGCCTAATCAGAGCTGCATAAACCAGTACACATTCATCCATGAGGACCCAAACACAGTCAAAGCTGTCTGTAACGGTTCACTGGTTGACTGTGACCTCAAGGGGGGCAAATGTTACAAAAGTCCCCGGCCTTTTGATCTGACACTGTGCAAATTGGCCAAACCAGGCCAAGTCACTCCCAACTGTCACTATCTGACTTACATAACCGAAAAGGTCATTTTCATGACATGCAATGACAAGAAACAACTGGAGACTAAATGA
- the Rnase11 gene encoding probable ribonuclease 11 gives MAVFLLLLALGLLLAKPSESRMKRTTEQFSQEEMQPAAKQILEESANSTLSDKNTGLSISKHVMSATPLTSRRLSFIIPKGNTMRDGRNCVNSLRVWRTEVDVNASCQLDNNFIHGSMDVSLRIPKATRGKCEQTPNPSSSGSLGLEHTTCKVLAGHQCFRSHEHSITSLKKILTVLASNSLMSWLVSGCKL, from the coding sequence ATGGCAGTCTTTCTGCTGCTGCTCGCCCTTGGACTGCTTCTTGCAAAGCCTTCAGAAAGCAGAATGAAGAGGACCACAGAACAATTTTCACAGGAAGAGATGCAACCTGCTGCAAAACAGATTCTAGAGGAATCAGCAAACTCAACCCTGTCAGACAAAAATACTGGCCTCAGCATATCCAAACATGTGATGTCTGCCACACCCCTAACATCCAGAAGACTATCTTTTATTATCCCCAAGGGAAATACTATGAGAGATGGCAGGAACTGTGTAAACAGCCTAAGAGTCTGGAGAACCGAGGTAGACGTGAATGCGTCCTGTCAGTTGGACAATAACTTTATACATGGCTCCATGGATGTGAGCCTCAGAATTCCCAAGGCCACCAGAGGGAAGTGTGAACAAACACCTAACCCAAGCAGCAGTGGGAGCCTAGGACTGGAGCATACCACATGCAAGGTCCTTGCAGGCCACCAGTGCTTCAGGTCCCATGAGCACAGCATCACCTCATTAAAGAAAATCCTGACAGTGCTGGCAAGCAATTCTCTGATGAGCTGGTTAGTTAGTGGCTGTAAATTGTAA